One genomic region from Henningerozyma blattae CBS 6284 chromosome 2, complete genome encodes:
- the SPC105 gene encoding kinetochore-microtubule binding complex subunit SPC105 (similar to Saccharomyces cerevisiae SPC105 (YGL093W); ancestral locus Anc_6.179): protein MSFDRENHTLPLPKKSILKQSQESQFDFDASQNSNNNVDIPNTITDVSLIDEKEHYERDNNTTSRINLVSKRKISFAPDVTLHSFSIIKDDNGKSSPSSENKRNSESTSQNGAEFEDIGFATSTQVSPNKHSLLHLETTDDTSMDLTQLVSNNTIKMKNISSTNYITNNDTMELTQLAVETPINGTSNNNDGNTMELTQISPIVPNLLENKDAVDNNTMEFTQIATTGSQIRSPNKTQDIGSGGNSTTKFSETSSKFIPNNETNTELTEIQLIHNATHNNIQQKDLTMEFTEIPKIITSPANQNKNIIDDKSRQTNLSSTSNSNEDTENSMEFTQLQLPTIYNKTSNTVINVNNDDHTMEFTQLQHTNSQIKNDSMEITQLQSTSTTIKTPKKSLNNNKSDNIITKKRKLNTPPRYIDPSHTAIPKRQHKPSIELNNSDTSDSLNKNLPNNNSRRDSDINLNQMERLSPVKIKGINDFIPSSRKDLKTKITDSFPTQISLTQFFRDIECNLDIDSFNIKSLSNTRIKFPVDSNNNKNIRLKNCLINLYLNIPMIEINSLICNELTSKINQSKKEFEFLNEQISKQNIDNLPNLLKSFYNCNNVEDKKKLIKDLSLTKDIASLNAHNDWLVWHTNNLINVNENLNENISILKERLKELDKDLQTANDIKLDVMNLKDQIMTKMNSLKNKLGTNTTLPNVSYNSELIERKIELIRLKNKFKEQKIKVNDLSVLKYEKNKLLIKLSEQNRLLSQMNSKANNNNNNSMEKFLALQNLTQIKLISFVDYFITIKFIEKIILDEPIELILKLNILNSTYTISVDCSDKSTKSFILSYFQTAFHQIKLKFDNNNRLIKNKNLSLIKSFYQNFWESRKLLKQFNLINYLFDTNIKQEKDKFFLQLIDKDFTHNATPVIYQISLVELFYHYENKLLTFDKGGLPEIQVVVSVQQSKSYPNDSILRDRLQLRTSRIVPWFSNKSLRMTRIEP from the coding sequence ATGAGCTTTGATCGTGAAAATCATACCTTACCGCTACCCAAAAAAtctattttaaaacaaagcCAAGAATCtcaatttgattttgacGCGTCacaaaatagtaataataatgttgaTATACCTAATACTATAACAGATGTTTCTCtaattgatgaaaaagAGCATTACGAAAGagataataataccacTTCAAGGATAAATCTGGTAtctaaaagaaaaatcagTTTTGCACCAGATGTAACATTACACAGTTTTTCAATAATCAAAGATGACAATGGAAAGAGTTCTCCATCCAGTGagaataaaagaaattcaGAGTCTACTTCACAGAATGGCGCTGAATTTGAGGATATTGGATTCGCTACTTCAACACAGGTTTCTCCAAACAAACATTCATTATTACATCTTGAAACTACAGATGACACTTCCATGGATCTGACTCAATTGGTTTCTAATAACACCATcaagatgaaaaatatttcttctacAAATTATATTACCAATAATGATACAATGGAATTGACTCAATTAGCGGTTGAAACTCCTATTAATGGTACatccaataataatgatggaAATACTATGGAATTAACACAAATATCACCAATAGTTCCAAATCTtcttgaaaataaagatgcagtagataataatacaatgGAGTTCACTCAAATAGCAACTACAGGATCACAAATTCGTTCACCGAACAAGACCCAAGATATTGGGAGCGGAGGAAATTCTACTACAAAATTTTCTGAAACAAGTTCTAAATTTATTCCAAATAATGAGACAAATACGGAATTAACTGAAATACAATTAATCCATAATGCCACtcataataatatccaGCAAAAGGATTTAACAATGGAGTTTACTgaaattccaaaaattatCACCTCCCCTgctaatcaaaataaaaatatcattgatGATAAATCGCGACAAACAAATTTATCTTCAACTTCTAATTCGAATGAAGATACAGAAAATAGTATGGAATTTACTCAACTCCAATTACCCAccatatataataaaacttCGAATACTGTTATTAAtgtaaataatgatgatcaCACAATGGAATTTACACAACTACAACACACAAATTCTCAAATAAAGAACGATTCTATGGAAATAACTCAACTACAGTCTACATCTACTACAATAAAGACACCAAAAAAATCGTTGAATAACAATAAATCAGATAACATTATCacgaaaaaaagaaaattaaataccCCTCCAAGATATATTGACCCATCCCATACAGCAATACCCAAACGTCAACATAAACCAtctattgaattaaataactCTGATACTTCTGACAGTCTTAATAAGAACCTTCCGAACAATAATTCGAGAAGAGATtctgatattaatttaaaccAAATGGAGAGGTTATCTCCCGTAAAGATTAAAGGTATCAATGATTTTATACCAAGTTCACGCAAAGACTTAAAGACCAAAATCACTGATTCTTTTCCAACACAAATATCTCTAACTCAATTTTTTAGAGATATTGAATGTAATTTAGATAttgattcatttaatattaaatcattatcaaatacgagaataaaatttccaGTTGATTCCAACAACAATAAGAATATTCgattaaaaaattgtttaatcaatttatatttaaatataccTATGATTGAAATCAATTCCCTAATTTGTAATGAACTgacttcaaaaattaatcaatctaaaaaagaatttgaattcttaAATGAACAAATATCGAAgcaaaatattgataatttaccaaatttattaaagtcattttataattgtaataatgTAGaagataagaaaaaattaattaaagacTTGAGTTTAACTAAAGATATCGCAAGTTTAAATGCACACAATGATTGGCTTGTGTGGCAcactaataatttaataaatgtcAATgagaatttaaatgaaaatatatctattttaaaagagcgacttaaagaattagataaaGATTTACAAACCGCTAATGACATAAAATTGGATGTCATGAATTTAAAGGATCAGATAATGACAAAAATGAActcattgaaaaataaattaggtACTAACACAACTTTACCAAATGTGTCATACAATTCTGAACTTatagaaagaaaaattgaattaattcGGTTAAAGAATAAGTttaaagaacaaaaaattaaggtCAATGATTTGAGtgttttaaaatatgaaaaaaataaattattaataaaactttCAGAACAAAACAGATTATTATCACAAATGAATTCAAAggctaataataataataataatagtatggaaaaatttttagcattacaaaatttaacacaaataaaattaatttcatttgtagattattttattacaattaaatttattgagAAGATAATACTTGATGAACctattgaattaattttaaaacttaacattttaaattcaactTATACCATATCTGTTGATTGCTCTGATAAATCTACcaaatcatttattttgtCGTATTTCCAAACAGCTTTCCACcagataaaattaaaatttgataataataatagattaattaaaaataaaaatttatctcTTATTAAATCCTtctatcaaaatttttggGAGTCcagaaaattattaaaacaattcaATCTTATTAATTATCTCTTTGATACAAATATTAAGCAAGAAAAGGAtaagttttttttacaacTAATAGATAAAGATTTTACGCATAATGCTACTCCCGTTATTTATCAGATATCTCttgttgaattattttatcattatgagaataaattattaactttTGATAAGGGAGGACTACCAGAAATCCAAGTGGTAGTTAGTGTTCAGCAAAGTAAATCATATCCAAATGACAGCATTTTGCGTGACAGATTACAATTACGTACATCTCGAATAGTTCCATGGTTTTCCAACAAATCATTAAGAATGACAAGAATTGAACCCTAG
- the MRN1 gene encoding Mrn1p (similar to Saccharomyces cerevisiae YPL184C; ancestral locus Anc_6.183), whose protein sequence is MIQTENSNTNTHTPTLTSINTQKNNNLFHMPFITNSTTNKNTMYRADSNTPTPANSATTATTTTTTTTTTTGNSNNHNNTTWNTTIPDGYPYPYPQQMNNPIPIPKQLSFNIIPQEPTDMNSFPNRLSSTNSSGNYSNNPNTNELTLNMNQLSLNNNDPSQTHNNSLPLNHQPQLNLPLQPQQLQMRPLDQQQLHPQQQHPQQQQQQQLHQPPIHQQLPPFDNNGDNMRDEPPYMMASVAAATIANPNTSIQTSTLPNNNTFGNTPSRTVYLGNIPSDLSVKDLLDHVRSGVVENIKILPDKMCAFISFVDESSALLFHSDAILKRLNIGGRDIKIGWGKPTPIDPIVATSIVTDGATRNVYIGQLSNSSNNNTSSSSSSTSPSSPSNNTSDDLEKKKNIDDSPLTEEKLREDLKDYGEIDCVKIVQDKGFAFVHMSSILSAIKVVNNLAQTNPYYQNKRIFYGKDRCAFITKTQQHNAAQFLGVQPGMEHLVQFSDREFISNTLLQQSAAAAAIATSAGGPNNLGNRTVYLGNLPVDVKIDEICNAVRGGLLQHIKLLTDRHVCFVTFIDPTAAAQFYAMSSLHGLSIQKKRCKVGWGKHSGPLPNLIALAVSNGASRNVYLGNIDFENDIKLHNPPIFTELSLRNIFQQYGDVEQINFLPEKNCCFINFTNISNAILAIEKIKNNPDFKDLKINFGKDRCGNIPHQVR, encoded by the coding sequence ATGATTCAAACGGAAAATAGCAATACTAATACTCATACTCCTACTCTTACCTCTATTAATACtcagaaaaataataatttgtttcATATGCCTTTCATTACCAATTCCACgactaataaaaataccaTGTACCGTGCAGACTCAAACACTCCAACTCCAGCTAATTCAGCTACTACTGCTACCACTACCACTACTACCACCACTACTACTACTGGTAATAGCAATAATCATAACAATACAACTTGGAACACTACCATTCCTGATGGATATCCTTATCCTTATCCTCAGCAGATGAATAACCCTATCCCAATCCCTAAGcaattatcttttaatatcattccTCAAGAACCTACTGATATGAATTCTTTCCCTAATAGATTATCCTCCACTAATTCTTCAGGAAATTATTCtaataatccaaatacGAATGAATTGACTTTAAATATGAATCAATTATCActcaataataatgatccTTCTCAAActcataataattcattaccTTTAAATCACCAACCTCAATTGAATTTGCCATTACAACCACAACAATTGCAAATGAGGCCACTTGATCAACAACAATTGCATccacaacaacaacatccacaacaacagcaacaacaacagctTCATCAACCACCTATCCATCAACAATTACCAccttttgataataatggtgATAATATGAGAGATGAACCTCCTTATATGATGGCTTCTGTAGCTGCTGCTACTATTGCGAACCCAAATACCTCGATTCAAACCAGTACtttaccaaataataatacttttgGTAACACTCCTTCAAGAACTGTTTATTTAGGCAACATCCCTTCGGATTTGTCTGTTAAAGATCTCTTGGATCATGTCCGCAGTGGTGTtgtagaaaatattaaaatattacctGATAAGATGTGTGCATTCATATCATTTGTAGATGAAAGTTCTGCACTTTTATTCCATTCAGATGCcattttgaaaagattaaatattGGTGGtagagatattaaaattggttGGGGAAAACCAACTCCAATCGATCCTATTGTAGCAACAAGTATTGTTACAGATGGTGCAACAAGAAATGTTTATATAGGCCAATTGAGTAAttcaagtaataataatacatcatcttcatcttcctCTACATCACCTTCATCTCCATCTAATAACACGAGTGatgatttggaaaaaaagaaaaatatcgATGATTCTCCCTTGactgaagaaaaattacgtgaagatttaaaagattatgGTGAGATTGATTGTGTCAAAATTGTTCAAGATAAAGGCTTTGCATTTGTTCATATGTCTTCCATTTTAAGTGCAATTAAAGtagttaataatttagcACAAACAAACCCATATTATCAAAACAAAAGAATCTTTTATGGTAAAGATAGATGTGCATTTATTACAAAGACTCAACAACATAATGCAGCTCAATTCTTGGGGGTTCAACCTGGTATGGAACATTTAGTTCAATTTAGTGATCGTGAATTCATTTCAAATACCCTTTTACAACAatctgctgctgctgctgccaTTGCTACATCTGCTGGTGGTCCAAACAATTTAGGTAATAGAACCGTTTATTTAGGTAATTTGCCTGTGGATGTGAAAATAGATGAAATTTGTAATGCAGTTCGTGGTGGTCTTTTGCAACATATTAAGTTATTAACTGATCGTCATGTCTGTTTTGTAACATTTATTGACCCTACAGCTGCTGCTCAATTTTATGCTATGAGTTCATTACATGGATTATCTATTCAGAAGAAACGTTGTAAAGTTGGCTGGGGTAAGCATTCTGGTCCATTACCAAACTTGATTGCCCTAGCGGTTAGTAACGGTGCTTCAAGAAATGTTTACTTGGGTAAcattgattttgaaaatgatattaaattacaCAATCCACCAATTTTTACAGAATTAAgtttaagaaatattttccaaCAATATGGTGATGTAGaacaaattaatttcttaccagaaaaaaattgttgcttcattaattttacaaatattaGCAATGCCATTCTAGCaattgaaaagattaaaaacaATCCTGactttaaagatttaaagaTCAATTTTGGGAAGGATAGATGTGGCAACATTCCTCACCAAGTTCGTTAG
- the UIP4 gene encoding Uip4p (similar to Saccharomyces cerevisiae UIP4 (YPL186C); ancestral locus Anc_6.184), which translates to MMVTIIYDHVTDDFKSLKIAGDFNDWIVVPMERSKIKGRWEYEIKELPIDPVTNEPKASKIHFKFIDDNGTWFTDDNYPKEIDYNGNENNVKLLTDLKESETDIIKSSAFIKEFLIPKTPESPMPSLKAGESGRNSVVASSQRDDSNVEWNSSLLSSKDGQSDDKILDVANTNNINNKATTTKEIEPKKGDIEESTNENEKKDALGSEQKGNQKKELNKKELKKKKDTEEQKRKEAEQKRILELEQKLEEEAELRRQQEVELKKKQEEEEKKRQEAEQKRLMEIEQKVKEESELKKKKELELKKKQEEEEKHRQEAEQKRLLELEQKLKEEAELKRKQEEAELKKKQEEAELKRKQEEEEAELKRKQEEAELKKKQEEEERKRKQEEAELKRKQEEAELKRKQEEEEAELKRKQEEAELKKKQEEEERKRKQEEAELKRKQEEEEAELKRKQEEAELKRKQEEAELKKKQEEEERKRKEAELKRKQEEAELKRKQEEEEAELKRKQEEEEAELKRKQEEAELKRKQEEAELKKKQEEEERKRKQEEAELKRKQEEEEAELKRKQEEAELKRKQEEAELKKKQEEEERKRKEAELKKQQQEEEKKRLEAEERKKKELELKKKQEEERKRKEAELKKKKETEQKRLLDIEQKKRESAELKKKQEAEEKRRQDAELKKKQDLEQERLLEIEKKNKDKQDTKQISKVKVQQKMKKMQGKTNSQSKIQQGTERNIDPRNSQNTTTNTTNLHSSSARMTSDSGEATIKQRKHKSTETFKNQPITTSNEENTDTEVDSPVGWWAAFLAFFQNFFHNVFG; encoded by the coding sequence ATGATGGTTACAATTATCTACGATCATGTTACCGAtgatttcaaatctttGAAAATAGCTGGTGATTTTAATGACTGGATAGTTGTTCCTATGGAACGGTCAAAAATCAAAGGTAGATGGgaatatgaaataaaagaattaccCATTGATCCTGTCACAAATGAGCCCAAAGCATCCAAGattcattttaaattcatcgATGATAATGGTACTTGGTTTACTGATGATAATTACCCCAAGGAAATTGATTATAATGggaatgaaaataatgtcAAATTGTTGACAGATTTGAAAGAATCTGAGACtgatataattaaaagCTCTgcttttattaaagaatttttaattccCAAGACTCCAGAGAGCCCAATGCCTTCGTTGAAAGCTGGTGAATCAGGTAGAAATTCTGTGGTTGCTTCATCACAAAGAGATGATTCAAATGTAGAATGGAATTCCTCTTTACTATCTTCAAAGGATGGACAAAGTGATGATAAGATATTGGATGTTgctaatacaaataatattaataataaagcaACTACTACTAAGGAGATTGAACCAAAAAAAGGGGATATCGAAGAGTctacaaatgaaaatgagaAAAAGGATGCTCTAGGATCTGAACAAAAGGGAAACCAAAAAAAggaattgaataaaaaggaattaaagaagaaaaaagataCAGAAGAACAGAAGAGAAAAGAAGCTgaacaaaaaagaatattagaACTTGAACAAAAGCTGGAGGAAGAAGCTGAGCTAAGGAGACAACAAGAAGTtgaattaaagaagaaacaagaagaagaagaaaagaaaagacaAGAAGCTGAACAAAAAAGATTGATGGAAATTGAACAAAAGGTGAAAGAAGAAtctgaattgaaaaaaaagaaagaacttgaattgaaaaaaaagcaagaagaggaagaaaAGCATAGGCAAGAAGCTGAACAAAAAAGATTATTGGAGCTTGAACAAAAGTTGAAGGAAGAAGCTGAATTAAAGCGGAAACAGGAAGAAGCtgaattgaagaagaagcaAGAAGAAGCTGAGTTAAAGAGAAAgcaagaagaagaagaagctgAATTAAAGAGAAAGCAAGAAGAAGCtgaattgaagaagaaacaagaagaagaggaaaGAAAGAGGAAGCAAGAAGAAGCTGAGTTAAAGAGAAAGCAAGAAGAAGCTGAGTTAAAGAGAAAgcaagaagaagaagaagctgAATTAAAGAGAAAGCAAGAAGAAGCtgaattgaagaagaaacaagaagaagaggaaaGAAAGAGAAAGCAAGAAGAAGCTGAGTTAAAGAGAAAgcaagaagaagaagaagctgAATTGAAGAGGAAACAAGAGGAAGCTGAGTTAAAGAGAAAGCAAGAAGAAGCtgaattgaagaagaagcaagaagaagaggaaaGAAAGAGAAAAGAAGCTGAGTTAAAGAGAAAACAAGAAGAAGCTGAGTTAAAGAGAAAgcaagaagaagaagaagctgAGTTAAAGAGAAAgcaagaagaagaagaagctgAATTGAAGAGGAAACAAGAGGAAGCTGAGTTAAAGAGAAAGCAAGAAGAAGCtgaattgaagaagaaacaagaagaagaggaaaGAAAGAGGAAGCAAGAAGAAGCTGAGTTAAAGAGAAAgcaagaagaagaagaagctgAGTTAAAGAGAAAACAAGAAGAAGCTGAGTTAAAGAGAAAGCAAGAAGAAGCtgaattgaagaagaaacaagaagaagaggaaaGAAAGAGAAAAGAAGCTGAATTAAAGAAGCAACAACAAGAGGAGGAGAAGAAGAGATTAGAAGCTGAAGAGaggaagaaaaaagaacTTGAACTAAAGAAGAAACAAGAAGAGGAAAGAAAGAGGAAAGAAGCTGagctgaagaagaaaaaagagACTGAACAAAAAAGATTGTTAGATAttgaacaaaaaaagagaGAATCGGCTGAgttaaagaagaaacaaGAAGCTGAAGAAAAGAGAAGACAAGATGCTGAGCTGAAAAAGAAGCAAGATCTTGAACAAGAGAGATTATTAGAAAtcgaaaagaaaaataaagataaacaGGACACTAAACAAATATCTAAAGTAAAAGTCCaacaaaaaatgaaaaagatgCAAGGCAAAACAAATTCACAAAGCAAAATACAACAAGGAACTGAAAGAAATATTGATCCAAGAAACTCACAGAATACCACTACCAATACTACTAACCTTCATTCTAGTAGTGCAAGAATGACTTCTGATTCAGGAGAAGCAACCATCAAACAGAGAAAGCATAAGTCAACtgaaacttttaaaaaccAACCAATTACCACTTCAAATGAGGAAAATACAGATACTGAAGTAGATTCACCAGTGGGGTGGTGGGCTGCCTTTCTTGccttttttcaaaattttttccaCAACGTATTTGGttaa
- the RTC6 gene encoding mitochondrial 54S ribosomal protein bL36m (similar to Saccharomyces cerevisiae YPL183W-A; ancestral locus Anc_6.178) has product MFSILRTGISSTLRVSPSCTLLANNLLKQSTSTIFRPQCQHTLLNLISASRSFSVVQPCLFKVRSAVKKFCPDCYIVRRKGKVYVYCKGNKKHKQRQG; this is encoded by the coding sequence ATGTTTTCTATACTACGTACTGGTATATCCTCTACTCTGCGAGTCTCTCCTAGCTGTACACTTTTAGCTAACAATCTTCTCAAACAATCTACATCAACAATATTCCGTCCTCAATGCCAGCATACTTTATTAAACTTAATTTCTGCTTCTAGATCATTTAGTGTAGTACAACCCTGCTTGTTTAAAGTGCGTTCTGCTGTTAAGAAGTTTTGTCCTGACTGTTACATTGTTAGAAGAAAGGGCAAAGTATATGTTTATTGTAAAGGTAACAAGAAGCATAAACAACGTCAAGGATAA
- the LIF1 gene encoding Lif1p (similar to Saccharomyces cerevisiae LIF1 (YGL090W); ancestral locus Anc_6.182) — protein sequence MGRYISCLPLNYINNSHSISQSTDQLEIVICNTILTQLPTHATLSKTNIETISLSDGSDVYDCHNINNDDIKMFSSYTEQERLAIWYEYIKLLIGSKISFTEYEGLIQYDSIRCNIGSQEECQLVMERYHDNDIVKKVAVLNLKKSRKELDMFELSQRLFDDYCNGNREIIQLKNELISLKQKLEEEETINRQREKMVEERDEKTRKVFIELLNSKKKKIIELLGDEELRKDELIINRNVTDAVKELNSPGKRKRKTEQPSQKQQTKRRRDDSDEDDFNEFQFFGIHEKNEMADKIKRDLEKEIRLESKDIKQEPKVNATDTPTEKSVSPPDLPPPSQEIKPNPLSLPTSTSSSEIETDTDINVNTPHIDKVTDFAAGQVKLEDKHVRFFHQLSSSSTSTSDSEL from the coding sequence ATGGGTAGATATATCAGCTGCTTACCgttaaattatatcaataattcaCATTCTATTTCTCAGAGTACAGATCAATTAGAGATTGTCATCTGTAATACTATTCTCACACAATTGCCTACACATGCAACTCTCTCTAAGACTAATATTGAAACAATCAGCCTAAGTGATGGTAGTGATGTCTATGATTGCCATAATATCAACAATGATGATATCAAAATGTTTTCTTCATATACCGAACAAGAACGATTGGCGATATGGTATGAGtatatcaaattattgataGGGTCGAAAATCTCTTTTACTGAATATGAAGGTTTAATACAATACGATAGTATAAGGTGCAATATTGGGTCGCAAGAAGAATGCCAATTGGTCATGGAACGATATcatgataatgatattgtTAAGAAAGTTgctgttttaaatttaaagaaaagtCGTAAGGAATTAGATATGTTCGAATTAAGTCAAagattatttgatgattATTGTAATGGTAATCGAGAgattattcaattaaagaatGAATTAATAAGTTTGAAACAGAAATTGGAGGAAGAAGAAACTATAAACAGACAACGAGAAAAGATGGTTGAAGAACGAGATGAAAAGACAAGAAAGGTCTTCATTGAGTTATTGAATAgtaagaagaaaaaaatcattgaaTTACTTGGTGATGAAGAACTGAGGAAAGATGAATTGATTATAAACCGGAACGTTACTGATGCAgtgaaagaattaaattcGCCAGGTAAGAGGAAACGTAAGACAGAGCAACCCTCACAAAAGCAACAAACCAAGAGAAGACGTGACGATagtgatgaagatgatttcAATGAGTTTCAATTTTTCGGTATCCATGAGAAGAATGAAATGGCTGATAAGATTAAACGAGACTTGGAGAAAGAGATAAGGCTTGAATCGAAAGATATAAAACAGGAACCAAAGGTTAATGCAACTGATACTCCCACTGAGAAATCTGTGTCACCACCAGATTTGCCACCACCTTCCCAAGAAATCAAACCCAACCCATTATCTTTGCCGACTTCTACAAGTTCTAGTGAGATAGAGACAGATACTGATATAAACGTGAATACTCCTCATATTGATAAAGTGACCGATTTTGCTGCTGGACAGGTCAAACTAGAAGACAAACATGTTCGATTCTTTCATCAGCTCTCTAGTAGTAGTACCTCTACCTCGGACTCTGAACTTTAA